The Lytechinus pictus isolate F3 Inbred chromosome 15, Lp3.0, whole genome shotgun sequence genome contains a region encoding:
- the LOC135156783 gene encoding bublin coiled-coil protein-like, translating into MANGQTNHPEPLERHPGNAEEDEENQENVSEEHDDDDDVSTSEQDEYLDVEDIMEQDYLALDQTLDQIDSCLDQLDQKNDDLNAKLRELLAVSRQEYEELTSARLARSAGSSGDQGPQDSC; encoded by the exons ATGGCTAATGGACAAACGAATCATCCTGAGCCTTTGGAGCGGCATCCGGGAAATGCAGAAGAGGATgaagaaaatcaggaaaatgtCAGTGAAGAGCacgatgacgatgacgatgtgTCAACATCAGAACAAGACGAATATTTGGACGTGGAAGATATAATGGAGCAAg ATTATTTAGCATTGGACCAGACCTTAGACCAAATTGATTCCTGCCTGGACCAACTTGATCAGAAGAATGATGACCTAAATGCTAAGTTAAGGGAGCTTTTGGCAGTTAGCCGTCAGGAATACGAGGAACTTACTTCAGCCAGGTTAGCCAGAAGTGCAGGGTCTAGCGGTGATCAGGGCCCTCAGGATTCATGCTGA